One window of the Trifolium pratense cultivar HEN17-A07 linkage group LG2, ARS_RC_1.1, whole genome shotgun sequence genome contains the following:
- the LOC123906412 gene encoding uncharacterized protein LOC123906412, whose protein sequence is MSKERYIPEGGYASRPPLFTGKNYYFWKNKMQLFLKSQEVGMWRIVTEGDYVPTVTSAEGVISDKPEDAWTTAEQQKVLLNSKAHLFLSCALSMEESERVDECDTAKKVWDTLQVHHEGTSHVKETRIDIGTNKFETFEMIENETIDEMFSRFTTIINELRSLGKTFSTNDRIRKLLRCLPVTWRPMVTAITQTKDLKTLPIEDLIGTLKAHEVILQGDKPLKKEKTIALKASQKDISFLEDNSKELEPTQEEAEGELALISGKIQRMLRRRDQIRRNFSSGKDMQKNDFDKSQVTCFGCNKLGHYKSECPLNKSPRNFPFKKKSMLATWDDDDEFETNKEEEEANICLMADSENDEVFLFDKTHPYEELETNFDSLLHDSEFLSKQCFLLQKEVSELKEKKKKRKNFKLTFLILRKLTKT, encoded by the coding sequence atgtcaaaagaaaGATACATTCCAGAAGGAGGATATGCTTCAAGACCACCTTTGTTCACTGGAAAGAATTACTAtttttggaaaaacaaaatgcaattgtttttaaaatctcAAGAAGTAGGAATGTGGCGCATAGTCACAGAAGGAGATTATGTTCCTACTGTAACTTCTGCTGAGGGAGTCATTTCAGACAAACCTGAAGATGCATGGACAACTGCAGAACAACAAAAGGTACTCCTAAACTCTAAAGCTCATTTATTTCTATCTTGTGCTCTAAGCATGGAAGAAAGTGAAAGAGTAGATGAATGTGATACTGCTAAAAAGGTTTGGGACACTTTACAAGTTCACCATGAAGGAACTAGTCAtgtaaaagaaacaagaatAGACATAGGAACTaataaatttgaaacttttgaaATGATTGAAAACGAAACTATTGATGAAATGTTTTCAAGATTTACTACTATTATAAATGAATTAAGATCTCTTGGAAAAACTTTTTCAACTAATGATAGAATTAGAAAACTTTTGAGATGTCTTCCAGTCACTTGGAGACCAATGGTTACTGCCATTACTCAAACTAAAGATTTGAAAACACTTCCCATAGAAGATCTTATTGGTActttaaaagctcatgaagtTATTCTTCAAGGAGATAAACCtctaaaaaaggaaaaaaccaTTGCTTTAAAAGCCTCTCAAAAAGATATAAGTTTTTTAGAAGATAACTCTAAGGAATTAGAACCTACCCAAGAAGAGGCAGAAGGAGAATTAGCTCTCATTTCTGGCAAAATCCAACGTATGTTAAGAAGAAGAGATCAAATTAGAAGAAACTTTTCTTCAGGAAAAGACATGCAGAAAAATGACTTTGACAAAAGTCAAGTAACCTGCTTTGGTTGCAACAAACTTGGACATTACAAATCAGAATGTCCCTTAAACAAATCACCCAGAAATTTTCCCTTCAAGAAAAAATCTATGTTAGCTACctgggatgatgatgatgaatttgaaacaaataaagaagaagaagaagccaaCATCTGTCTAATGGCAGATTCAGAAAATGATGAGGTATTTCTCTTTGATAAAACTCATCCTTATGAAGAATTAGAAACTAATTTTGATAGTTTATTACATGATTCTGAATTCTTATCCAAACAAtgttttttgttacaaaaagaagtttctgaactaaaagaaaaaaagaaaaaaagaaaaaacttcaaattgacattcttaattttgagaaaattaaCAAAGACTTAA